One segment of Candidatus Nealsonbacteria bacterium DNA contains the following:
- the rpmH gene encoding 50S ribosomal protein L34 yields the protein MSITYQPKKKKRKRTHGFRKRQKTKNGKRVLVKRRRKGRWNLAA from the coding sequence ATGAGCATTACTTATCAACCCAAAAAGAAAAAAAGAAAAAGAACTCATGGATTTAGAAAAAGACAAAAAACCAAAAATGGAAAAAGGGTTTTAGTTAAAAGAAGAAGAAAGGGAAGATGGAATCTGGCTGCCTGA
- the dnaN gene encoding DNA polymerase III subunit beta, with the protein MILEILQEKLKQGLFVVEKIITKSTTLPILNYVLFKTEGNFLNLSATDLEMGIRWWGLSKIEKQGKIVIPSRVLSSFIGFLPNKKITLKTKDLNFFIETEKNKSQIKGMSSEEFPLFPNLITEETMVFDSFLFCRGLNQIIDIPAVSSSRPEISGIFFQFKKDHLVLAATDSFRLGEKKLFYSDFLKEKNIPLDKEYLFILPQKTAREIINIFGEKKRDLKIYFSPNQVTFEILMEETPFPQIQLFSRLIDGEYPNYQEIIPQKFTNQIILDKKEFLNQVKIASLFSGKISEIKFKINSSKEEVQVFSQSADLGEYHGSLKAKIKGETLSVSFNHRFLINGLLNIEGNQIIFEINGQEGPAILKSDQDQSYFYVIMPIKSR; encoded by the coding sequence ATGATATTAGAAATATTACAAGAAAAACTAAAACAAGGGTTGTTTGTTGTTGAAAAAATTATTACTAAATCAACCACCTTACCAATTTTAAATTATGTTTTATTTAAAACAGAGGGTAATTTTTTAAATTTGTCAGCCACTGATTTAGAAATGGGAATTAGGTGGTGGGGTTTGTCAAAAATTGAAAAACAAGGAAAAATTGTCATTCCTTCCCGGGTTTTATCAAGTTTTATTGGCTTTCTGCCGAATAAAAAAATAACATTAAAAACTAAAGACTTAAATTTTTTTATTGAAACAGAAAAAAATAAAAGCCAAATTAAAGGAATGTCTTCAGAGGAGTTTCCTCTTTTTCCTAATCTAATCACCGAAGAAACAATGGTTTTTGACAGTTTTCTTTTTTGCCGAGGTCTAAATCAAATTATTGATATTCCGGCTGTTTCTTCCTCCCGGCCGGAAATTTCAGGAATTTTTTTTCAATTTAAAAAAGACCACTTAGTTTTAGCCGCCACCGATAGTTTTCGGTTAGGAGAAAAAAAACTTTTTTACTCCGATTTTTTAAAAGAAAAAAACATTCCTTTGGATAAAGAATATTTATTTATTCTTCCTCAAAAAACGGCTCGGGAAATAATAAATATTTTTGGCGAGAAGAAAAGAGATTTAAAAATTTATTTTTCACCCAACCAAGTAACGTTTGAGATTTTAATGGAAGAAACCCCTTTTCCTCAAATTCAGCTTTTTTCTCGCTTGATAGACGGAGAATACCCTAATTATCAGGAAATTATCCCCCAAAAATTTACCAACCAAATTATTTTGGATAAAAAAGAGTTTCTCAATCAAGTAAAAATCGCTTCCCTTTTTAGCGGGAAAATAAGCGAAATTAAATTTAAAATCAACTCCTCAAAAGAGGAAGTTCAGGTTTTCAGCCAATCGGCCGATTTAGGAGAATATCACGGTTCTTTAAAGGCCAAAATAAAAGGAGAAACATTGTCGGTTTCTTTTAACCACCGTTTTTTGATAAATGGTCTTTTAAATATTGAAGGAAACCAAATTATTTTTGAAATTAACGGCCAAGAGGGACCGGCTATTTTAAAATCGGACCAGGATCAAAGTTATTTTTACGTTATAATGCCGATAAAATCGAGATAA
- a CDS encoding transposase — protein MRKTQLVNGEWYHIYNRGSDEREIFLDEEDYLKFLRGLKDFNNRSFYEERARIVNTYGLKELSSFLEKVEKVVHIAFYSLVPNHHHFILRQLTTNGIPLLMHKLGTSYTNYFNKKYGRSGSLFQGPYKTIHIDNNDYLLWLSGYVNGNIEIHKLGEAETYPWSSFGGILKSERSEILSGTEIVLSQFKDIDDYKKFVKIVIEESRKRKDLEKYLLEKLEKGAKLL, from the coding sequence ATGAGAAAAACCCAACTTGTTAATGGTGAGTGGTATCATATTTATAACCGAGGTAGCGATGAAAGAGAAATTTTTCTGGACGAAGAGGATTATTTAAAGTTTTTAAGAGGCCTTAAAGATTTTAATAATAGGTCATTTTACGAAGAGCGAGCTAGAATAGTTAATACCTATGGTTTAAAGGAGCTTAGCTCCTTTTTAGAGAAGGTAGAAAAGGTTGTTCATATTGCCTTTTATTCTTTAGTTCCCAACCATCACCATTTTATTTTAAGGCAATTAACTACCAACGGAATTCCATTATTAATGCACAAACTAGGAACAAGCTATACTAATTATTTTAATAAAAAATATGGCCGCTCAGGCTCTTTATTTCAAGGCCCCTACAAAACCATTCATATAGATAACAATGATTATCTCTTATGGCTTTCGGGTTATGTTAATGGAAACATTGAAATCCATAAACTAGGCGAAGCCGAAACTTATCCTTGGTCGAGTTTTGGAGGCATTTTAAAATCGGAAAGGAGCGAGATTTTGAGCGGAACAGAAATTGTCCTTTCACAGTTTAAAGATATAGATGATTATAAAAAATTTGTTAAAATCGTAATCGAAGAAAGTAGAAAACGTAAAGACCTAGAAAAATATTTATTAGAGAAACTAGAAAAAGGAGCTAAGCTCCTTTAA
- a CDS encoding GspE/PulE family protein, with the protein MDEISQKITGQVKISTKRQQEIQSKIKNVSDFKKEIKAFLEKPITDLLEIILTGATILGASDIHIEPQEKEVKIRARIDGILQDIVFFDYKIYNGLLSRIKLLSKIKLNIAKQPQDGSFTILFPTANNFKEEIVEIRVSTLPAEYGEAIVMRVLNPKSLIEIEGLGLRKDLLEIFKKETKQPNGMIIVTGPTGSGKTTTLYSLLKRIHQPEIKVITIEDPIEYRLEGISQTQVNPSRGYNFANGLRAIVRQDPDVILVGEIRDLETAQIALQSALTGHLVLTTLHTNDASGVITRLQSLGEKPVNIAPAINMAIAQRLVRKICQKCLEFQTISSLFLEKIKKELNGISSLVQIPKLDSKLKIPLVKGCSDCNFTGYRGRIGIYEAFLVDEEIEKFILTSPSISDLKALAIKKGMVLMKQDGLIKVLEGITTIEEIERATGE; encoded by the coding sequence ATGGATGAAATTTCCCAAAAAATAACCGGCCAAGTAAAAATTTCAACAAAAAGACAACAAGAAATTCAGTCAAAAATAAAAAATGTTTCCGATTTCAAAAAAGAAATTAAAGCATTTTTGGAAAAACCGATAACTGATTTGCTGGAAATTATTTTAACCGGAGCAACAATTTTGGGCGCCTCGGATATTCATATAGAGCCCCAAGAAAAAGAGGTCAAAATCCGAGCCAGAATAGACGGAATTTTACAGGATATCGTTTTTTTTGATTATAAAATATATAATGGGCTTCTTTCCAGAATAAAACTTCTCTCAAAAATAAAATTGAATATCGCCAAACAACCCCAGGATGGAAGTTTCACTATTTTGTTTCCGACCGCTAACAATTTTAAAGAAGAAATAGTTGAAATTAGGGTTTCTACCCTGCCGGCTGAATACGGAGAAGCAATAGTAATGAGGGTTTTGAATCCCAAAAGCTTAATTGAAATTGAAGGATTAGGATTAAGAAAAGATTTATTGGAGATTTTTAAAAAAGAAACAAAACAACCGAATGGAATGATTATTGTTACCGGTCCGACCGGTTCGGGAAAAACAACCACCCTTTACTCCCTTTTAAAAAGAATTCATCAGCCGGAAATTAAAGTCATTACTATTGAAGACCCAATTGAATATCGCTTGGAAGGGATTTCTCAAACTCAAGTTAATCCAAGCCGGGGTTATAATTTTGCCAATGGTTTAAGGGCTATTGTTCGTCAGGACCCTGATGTTATTTTGGTCGGTGAAATCAGGGACTTGGAAACTGCTCAAATCGCTCTTCAATCCGCTCTGACCGGTCATCTGGTTCTAACTACTCTTCATACCAACGATGCCTCCGGGGTTATTACCCGGCTTCAGTCCTTGGGCGAAAAACCTGTTAATATTGCTCCGGCAATTAATATGGCTATAGCCCAAAGATTGGTCAGGAAAATATGTCAAAAGTGTCTTGAATTTCAAACAATTTCTTCTTTATTTTTGGAAAAAATTAAAAAAGAATTAAACGGAATTTCTTCTTTGGTTCAAATTCCAAAATTAGACTCAAAATTAAAAATTCCTCTGGTTAAGGGATGTAGTGATTGTAATTTTACCGGCTATCGGGGAAGAATTGGAATTTACGAGGCCTTTTTGGTTGATGAAGAAATAGAAAAATTTATTTTAACTTCCCCCTCAATTTCCGATTTAAAAGCGCTGGCAATCAAAAAGGGAATGGTTTTAATGAAACAAGATGGATTAATCAAGGTTTTGGAAGGAATTACAACTATTGAAGAAATAGAAAGGGCAACCGGAGAATAA
- a CDS encoding PBP1A family penicillin-binding protein, whose protein sequence is MAKRKHYRKIYSIFGKKRGGGAFWKLGLFFVLFLFFGFSFLFVYYAKDLPRPEKFAERRIIQSSRIYDRTGNILLYEIYGPESRDYVSLELMPDYLKKAVLIAEDRNFYDHFGIDFQAISRSILLNIRAGQLVFGGSTIPQQLIRNTFLTRERTLGRKIREIVLALEIDRRYSKEQILEWYLNQIPMGGNAYGVEAASQKYFGKSVSEISLEEAATLAALIQAPSYLSPHGPNKERLLARKNNILDGMVQENKITKEEREKAKNKEITFRRIGQPIRSPHFVMKIKNYLFQKYDEETLKKGGLKIYTTLDWQLQQLAETAVQKGVERNKMFLAHNAALVSINPKNGQVLALVGSADWFGSPYPLNCQPGKNCLFEPYPNVAIRERQPGSAFKPFVYAAAFKKGYTDTDVVIDEETNFGTLANPYIPRNFDGLFRGEVTLRQALAQSLNIPSIKVLRDFAGLKESIELSKEMGITTLTKPPLFYGLPLVLGGGETKLLEMVSTYGVFATEGLKVKPVFILKIEDQKGNIIEESKRAPKRVLEREVCRLINDILSDDEARSPVFGRRSLMYFENYQVAVKTGTTDNFRDGWIIGYTPWNVTGVWVGNNDNSPMRREPGTVLAGPIWRTFMTEILKKYPVESFNKPR, encoded by the coding sequence ATGGCTAAGAGGAAACATTATCGGAAAATTTATTCAATATTTGGCAAAAAAAGAGGCGGGGGGGCTTTTTGGAAGCTTGGACTTTTTTTTGTTTTATTTTTGTTTTTTGGTTTTTCTTTTTTATTTGTTTATTATGCTAAAGATTTGCCCCGGCCCGAAAAATTCGCCGAGAGAAGAATTATTCAATCAAGTAGAATTTATGACCGGACCGGCAATATTCTTTTATATGAAATTTATGGTCCAGAAAGCAGGGACTATGTCTCTTTAGAACTAATGCCGGATTATTTAAAAAAAGCGGTTCTTATAGCCGAAGACCGAAATTTTTACGACCATTTTGGAATTGATTTTCAAGCAATCTCCCGCTCAATTTTACTTAACATAAGAGCCGGACAACTGGTTTTTGGCGGCTCAACCATCCCCCAGCAACTCATTCGTAATACTTTTTTAACCAGAGAAAGAACATTGGGGAGAAAAATTAGGGAAATTGTTTTGGCTTTAGAAATAGACAGACGTTATTCTAAAGAGCAAATTTTAGAATGGTACTTAAACCAAATTCCTATGGGTGGCAATGCTTATGGAGTGGAAGCAGCCAGTCAAAAATATTTTGGCAAATCTGTTTCAGAAATCTCTTTGGAAGAAGCGGCTACTTTAGCTGCTTTAATCCAAGCTCCCAGCTATCTCTCGCCTCACGGGCCGAACAAAGAAAGGTTGTTGGCCAGAAAAAATAATATCTTAGATGGAATGGTCCAAGAAAATAAGATAACCAAAGAAGAAAGGGAAAAAGCTAAAAACAAAGAAATTACATTTAGAAGAATCGGCCAACCAATTAGGTCTCCGCATTTTGTAATGAAAATAAAAAATTATTTGTTTCAAAAATATGATGAGGAAACCTTAAAAAAGGGTGGATTAAAAATCTACACCACTTTAGATTGGCAGCTTCAACAGTTAGCTGAAACCGCGGTTCAAAAGGGAGTGGAAAGGAATAAAATGTTTTTAGCTCATAATGCTGCCTTAGTATCAATTAATCCAAAAAATGGTCAAGTTTTAGCATTGGTTGGTTCGGCTGATTGGTTTGGCAGTCCTTATCCTCTTAATTGTCAGCCAGGGAAAAATTGTTTATTTGAACCCTATCCTAATGTAGCAATCCGAGAACGGCAACCGGGCTCTGCTTTTAAGCCATTTGTTTATGCTGCTGCTTTTAAAAAGGGTTATACAGACACAGACGTTGTAATTGATGAAGAAACCAATTTTGGCACCCTGGCCAACCCCTATATTCCCCGAAATTTTGACGGGCTTTTCCGGGGCGAGGTAACTTTAAGACAAGCCCTGGCTCAATCTTTAAATATTCCCTCAATAAAAGTTTTGAGGGATTTTGCCGGACTGAAAGAAAGTATTGAACTGTCTAAAGAAATGGGTATTACAACTTTAACAAAACCGCCTTTGTTTTATGGGCTTCCTCTGGTTTTAGGAGGGGGAGAGACAAAATTATTGGAAATGGTTTCAACATATGGGGTTTTTGCCACCGAAGGATTGAAGGTCAAGCCGGTTTTTATTTTAAAAATTGAAGACCAAAAGGGAAACATTATTGAAGAATCAAAGAGAGCGCCAAAAAGAGTTTTAGAAAGAGAAGTTTGTCGGTTAATTAACGATATTTTATCCGATGATGAAGCCAGATCTCCGGTTTTCGGACGGCGCTCTTTGATGTATTTTGAAAATTACCAAGTAGCGGTTAAAACAGGGACAACTGATAATTTTCGCGATGGTTGGATTATCGGCTATACTCCCTGGAATGTAACCGGGGTCTGGGTGGGAAATAACGATAATAGTCCAATGAGAAGAGAGCCGGGTACTGTTTTAGCCGGCCCTATTTGGAGAACATTTATGACGGAAATTTTAAAAAAATATCCAGTTGAAAGCTTTAATAAACCCCGTTAG
- a CDS encoding YebC/PmpR family DNA-binding transcriptional regulator: MSGHSHFKSIKRDKSISDKKRGQMFSKIARLISVAAKEGGTNPETNSKLRVVIEEAKKLNLPKENIERAIKQAAGGGEESNLEKVLFEAYGPGGIAIIIEGITDNKNRTLAEIKQILNQNNGKLVGEGAVKWMFERKIKEPGSLEWVPKQEIEVDEKAKGSCQKLFEALDENEAVQEIYSNLKL, translated from the coding sequence ATGTCAGGCCATTCACACTTTAAAAGTATAAAAAGAGATAAGTCCATCTCGGACAAAAAACGAGGACAAATGTTCTCGAAAATAGCCAGATTGATTTCGGTTGCCGCAAAAGAGGGAGGAACAAATCCGGAGACCAATTCTAAATTAAGGGTTGTAATTGAAGAAGCCAAAAAGCTCAACCTCCCAAAAGAGAATATTGAACGAGCTATCAAACAAGCAGCCGGCGGTGGAGAAGAATCTAACCTTGAAAAGGTTTTATTTGAGGCCTATGGACCGGGAGGAATTGCCATTATTATTGAAGGAATTACCGATAACAAAAATCGAACCTTAGCAGAAATCAAACAAATTTTAAATCAGAATAACGGAAAACTTGTTGGCGAAGGGGCGGTTAAATGGATGTTTGAGAGAAAAATAAAAGAACCGGGTTCTTTGGAGTGGGTGCCAAAACAAGAAATTGAGGTTGATGAAAAAGCAAAAGGGTCCTGCCAAAAACTTTTTGAGGCCCTTGACGAAAACGAAGCAGTTCAAGAAATTTATAGTAATCTAAAATTATAA
- the rnpA gene encoding ribonuclease P protein component yields MLSKENRIKKKKDFERIFKEGQGFKEDFLFLKIAQNNLNISRFGFIVSKNFSKKAVFRNKMKRKLRELVRIKLDKIKKGIDGILIAQPGLAKKDFQETQEITNKIFRKAKIII; encoded by the coding sequence ATGCTATCAAAGGAAAATCGGATAAAAAAGAAAAAGGACTTTGAACGGATTTTTAAAGAAGGACAGGGCTTTAAAGAAGATTTTTTATTTCTGAAAATTGCCCAAAACAATTTAAACATCAGCCGTTTTGGTTTTATTGTTAGTAAAAATTTTTCCAAAAAAGCCGTTTTTCGCAACAAAATGAAAAGAAAGTTAAGAGAATTAGTCAGAATAAAATTGGATAAAATAAAAAAGGGAATAGACGGAATATTAATCGCCCAACCGGGCTTGGCAAAAAAAGATTTTCAAGAAACGCAAGAAATAACGAACAAAATTTTTAGAAAAGCCAAAATAATCATATGA
- the dnaA gene encoding chromosomal replication initiator protein DnaA, which translates to MMSNEELWQAVIAQIQLNISSANFATWFKNTNILSFNEGGVIVSVPNSFTKEWLENKYNKIIFKTLREIDPKIKDIKYTITKGGLKITKKTSEILEQINQLELLETGLNKETNLNPRYTFENFIVGPFNELPYAAATALCQNPGSVYNPLFVYGGVGLGKTHILQAIGNEIIKNFPDKKIKYIPSEKFISGIINAIKNREAENFKSKFKAIDVLIVDDVQFLAGKEKTQEEFFHIFNALYQKNNQIVISSDRSPKNIPALTERLRSRFEGGMIVDIGIPDLETRVVILKTKAQEKKVEFSEEIYHYIASQIQKNIRELEGCLNRLIIHQKLNKTPLDLELTKVILKNITLSSSKTASPKKIIQTVAEFYDLKEKDLLVSTRRKEIVFPRQIAMYLLRTENNYSYPFIGKKFSGKDHTTVIYSFEKISREIEKNEKLEEEINLIKQRIYSP; encoded by the coding sequence ATGATGTCTAACGAAGAACTCTGGCAGGCGGTTATTGCCCAAATCCAACTTAATATTTCTTCGGCCAATTTTGCCACTTGGTTTAAAAACACAAACATTCTTTCTTTTAATGAGGGGGGTGTTATTGTTTCCGTTCCCAATTCTTTTACAAAAGAGTGGTTGGAAAATAAATACAATAAAATTATTTTTAAAACTTTGCGGGAGATAGACCCTAAAATCAAAGATATAAAATATACGATCACCAAGGGGGGGTTAAAAATTACTAAAAAAACTTCGGAGATTTTGGAACAAATTAATCAGCTTGAATTGCTCGAAACTGGTTTAAATAAAGAGACCAATCTTAATCCTCGCTATACTTTTGAAAATTTCATTGTCGGGCCTTTTAATGAATTGCCTTATGCGGCCGCGACCGCTCTTTGTCAAAACCCTGGTTCGGTCTACAACCCCTTATTTGTCTACGGAGGGGTTGGGTTGGGAAAAACTCACATTCTTCAAGCAATCGGCAATGAAATTATTAAAAATTTCCCCGATAAAAAAATAAAATACATTCCTTCGGAAAAATTCATTTCAGGAATAATTAATGCAATTAAAAACAGGGAAGCTGAAAATTTTAAATCAAAATTCAAAGCAATTGATGTTTTAATTGTTGATGATGTTCAGTTTTTAGCCGGTAAAGAAAAAACCCAGGAAGAATTTTTCCATATTTTTAATGCCCTTTATCAAAAAAATAATCAAATTGTTATTTCTTCCGACCGTTCGCCAAAAAACATCCCTGCTTTAACAGAAAGATTAAGGTCTCGTTTTGAGGGCGGAATGATAGTTGATATTGGAATCCCTGATTTGGAAACAAGGGTGGTTATCTTAAAAACAAAAGCTCAAGAAAAAAAGGTGGAATTTTCAGAAGAGATTTATCATTATATTGCCAGCCAAATTCAAAAAAATATTCGGGAACTAGAGGGATGTTTAAATCGGTTAATAATTCATCAAAAATTGAATAAAACGCCCCTTGATTTGGAATTAACAAAGGTTATTTTAAAAAATATAACCCTTTCTTCTTCCAAAACTGCCTCTCCAAAAAAAATAATTCAGACGGTGGCTGAATTTTATGATTTAAAAGAAAAAGATTTATTGGTTTCCACCCGAAGAAAAGAAATTGTTTTTCCCCGTCAAATTGCTATGTATTTGCTAAGAACAGAGAACAATTATTCTTATCCTTTTATTGGGAAAAAATTTAGCGGCAAAGACCATACCACGGTAATTTATTCTTTTGAAAAAATTTCCCGGGAGATTGAGAAAAATGAAAAACTGGAAGAAGAAATTAATTTAATAAAACAAAGGATTTATAGCCCTTAA
- the tyrS gene encoding tyrosine--tRNA ligase: MKVNPVRKSKGLSPTLQRRGFSNRVNSHSQKIKEVLTRGVEKIYPDFQSLEKRLLSGEKIKLYCGYDPSSPVLHIGHMVTLKKLAQFQSLGHEVIMLIGDFTGMIGDPTNKTAARKKMNRQEVLANSKNYKKQASKFLKFTGINPAKILYNSQWLNKLTFKDLIGLASNFTVQQMIIRDMFRERMRKKKPIFLHEFLYPLAQAYDGLAMNVDLEIGGKDQTFNMLCGRSLMKSLKNKEKFVLATKLLTDPFGKKMGKTEGNTINLDENPKEMFGKIMAWPDNLIIPGFELCTNLKTEEIKKVSEHLKKEKINPRDVKARLAREIVGVCCSFKAAEKAEEEFDRVFKEKKLPLKVPETKIQEKNLSILDLLVKTKLTNSKSEAKRIILQKGLKIDGQIENNWQKIIQIKKGMIIKIGKRKFAKISKF; encoded by the coding sequence ATGAAAGTAAACCCCGTTAGAAAAAGTAAAGGTTTAAGCCCAACCCTTCAAAGAAGGGGATTTTCTAACAGGGTAAATAGCCACTCCCAAAAAATCAAAGAGGTTTTAACCCGAGGAGTGGAAAAAATTTACCCCGATTTTCAATCATTGGAAAAAAGACTATTAAGTGGCGAAAAAATCAAATTATATTGCGGCTACGACCCTTCCTCCCCTGTTTTACATATCGGCCATATGGTTACCTTAAAAAAGTTAGCCCAATTCCAATCATTGGGACATGAGGTTATAATGTTAATCGGCGATTTTACCGGAATGATTGGCGATCCCACAAATAAAACAGCCGCTCGAAAAAAAATGAACAGGCAAGAAGTTTTGGCCAATTCTAAAAACTACAAAAAACAGGCAAGCAAATTTTTAAAATTTACCGGGATTAACCCGGCTAAAATACTATACAACAGTCAATGGTTAAACAAGCTAACATTTAAAGATTTGATTGGACTGGCTTCTAATTTTACGGTTCAGCAAATGATAATTAGGGATATGTTCCGAGAAAGAATGAGAAAGAAAAAACCGATATTTTTACACGAATTTTTATATCCCTTGGCCCAGGCCTATGATGGGTTGGCCATGAACGTTGACTTGGAAATTGGTGGCAAAGACCAGACATTTAATATGCTTTGTGGACGTTCCCTGATGAAATCTTTAAAAAATAAAGAAAAATTCGTTTTAGCGACAAAATTATTAACCGATCCTTTTGGTAAAAAAATGGGGAAAACCGAAGGGAATACGATTAATTTAGACGAGAACCCGAAAGAAATGTTTGGCAAAATTATGGCCTGGCCCGACAACTTAATTATTCCCGGCTTTGAACTTTGCACTAATCTAAAAACAGAGGAGATTAAGAAAGTTTCAGAACATCTTAAAAAAGAAAAAATCAACCCTCGGGACGTTAAAGCCAGATTAGCGCGGGAAATTGTCGGGGTTTGTTGTTCTTTTAAAGCAGCCGAAAAAGCAGAAGAAGAATTTGACAGGGTTTTTAAAGAAAAAAAATTACCCCTTAAAGTCCCGGAAACAAAAATTCAAGAAAAAAACCTGTCAATTCTTGATTTATTGGTTAAAACAAAATTGACCAATTCCAAATCAGAAGCCAAAAGAATAATATTGCAAAAAGGACTGAAAATTGACGGTCAAATTGAAAATAACTGGCAAAAAATTATTCAGATAAAAAAGGGAATGATAATTAAGATTGGAAAGAGAAAATTTGCTAAAATTTCAAAATTTTAG
- the tsaE gene encoding tRNA (adenosine(37)-N6)-threonylcarbamoyltransferase complex ATPase subunit type 1 TsaE has translation MEIQFLTVNPFQTKKLGKILAEEILKTKPKKTALLIGLEGSLGGGKTTFLQGFARGLRIKEKILSPTFIIMRKFEIRPALLKGLWQNSEFKNFYHIDCYRIEKPKEILDLGFKEIISNPQNIVTIEWAEKIKKVLPRNTIWINFEFIDKNTRKLIIKK, from the coding sequence ATGGAGATTCAATTTTTAACAGTTAATCCGTTCCAGACAAAAAAATTAGGCAAAATTTTAGCCGAAGAGATTTTAAAAACAAAACCAAAAAAAACAGCCCTTCTTATTGGATTGGAAGGAAGTTTAGGAGGAGGAAAAACCACTTTCCTTCAAGGTTTTGCCAGGGGCTTGAGGATAAAAGAAAAAATATTAAGTCCAACTTTCATTATTATGCGAAAATTCGAAATTCGCCCAGCCCTTCTTAAAGGGCTGTGGCAAAATTCGGAATTCAAAAATTTTTATCATATAGATTGTTATAGAATTGAAAAACCAAAAGAAATTTTAGATTTAGGTTTTAAAGAAATCATTTCTAATCCTCAAAACATTGTTACTATTGAATGGGCCGAAAAAATAAAAAAGGTCTTACCAAGAAACACAATTTGGATTAATTTCGAGTTCATTGATAAAAACACCCGAAAACTTATAATTAAAAAATAA
- a CDS encoding lamin tail domain-containing protein, producing MSMTGLFFIIFLFLSGFFPVFVYGQEINHLIIVEVQIRGEKANNDFIKIYNLGGNNLDISGYRLRKRVSTGSESSVRVFPSGSKILAKGCFLWANSKDDFRLSVKADVWSTQTLARNNSIALLNPENKIIDALAWGESQNPFVKGAPFPENPTANQQLKRKRFNGNYQNTNNNSQDFYLYPSLETSLLKTEAIIKEEPGPELKPEPKPQEPAKELSRALEQAAPLTMEAKTPPQSSEVKEADPFKIDINTALLKDLVKIVHIGKVRAEELISLRPFYSLDDLTRIKGISPKRLEDIKKQGLAWVDPELEPPKIEKTEPLDKGLAAVAQPLKQGHLGRQIPKSLSIFLIAFVLAIFSGIIILILKRKLKLIIK from the coding sequence ATGTCAATGACTGGTCTCTTTTTTATTATATTTTTATTTTTATCGGGTTTTTTCCCTGTTTTTGTTTATGGTCAAGAAATAAATCATCTGATAATCGTGGAAGTCCAAATTAGGGGAGAAAAGGCCAATAATGATTTTATTAAAATTTATAATCTCGGTGGTAATAACCTTGATATTTCTGGTTATAGATTAAGGAAAAGAGTTTCCACGGGAAGCGAATCTTCAGTCCGAGTCTTTCCAAGCGGAAGTAAAATTTTAGCCAAAGGATGTTTTCTTTGGGCTAATTCTAAAGACGATTTCCGTCTTAGTGTCAAAGCCGATGTCTGGAGCACCCAAACTTTAGCCAGAAATAATAGTATTGCCCTGTTAAATCCGGAAAATAAAATTATTGACGCCTTGGCCTGGGGAGAAAGCCAAAATCCTTTTGTCAAAGGAGCGCCTTTTCCGGAAAATCCAACTGCCAACCAGCAGTTAAAAAGGAAAAGGTTCAACGGAAATTATCAAAACACAAATAACAATAGTCAAGATTTTTATTTATATCCCTCTCTTGAAACATCTTTATTGAAAACTGAAGCCATTATTAAAGAAGAACCCGGTCCAGAACTAAAACCCGAGCCAAAACCCCAAGAGCCGGCTAAGGAATTGTCAAGGGCTTTAGAGCAGGCCGCGCCCCTAACAATGGAAGCCAAAACACCCCCTCAATCTTCTGAAGTTAAAGAGGCCGACCCCTTTAAAATAGATATTAATACCGCCCTTTTGAAAGATCTGGTCAAAATTGTTCATATAGGAAAAGTAAGAGCAGAGGAGTTAATTTCTTTGAGGCCTTTTTACTCTTTGGACGACCTCACCAGAATAAAAGGTATTAGCCCAAAACGACTTGAAGATATTAAAAAACAAGGGCTGGCCTGGGTTGATCCGGAATTAGAACCACCGAAAATTGAAAAAACTGAACCCCTTGATAAGGGTTTGGCAGCAGTCGCCCAACCCCTCAAACAAGGACATTTAGGCAGGCAAATCCCAAAATCTCTTTCTATTTTTCTAATTGCCTTCGTTCTCGCCATTTTTTCTGGAATAATAATTTTAATCCTCAAAAGGAAATTGAAACTAATAATAAAATAA